The DNA sequence CCATTTCTTCACTAGACTCTCCTACATACTCTACCTCCATGACCTTTGAGTTGAACTTAATGTAAGGAAAGAGAGGAAAACGTTGAACATAAGAGTTAAGATAATGTAACACTTGCTGGCTATTTGGGCTTTCTTCTTTCGCAAAAGAATGCCATAGAAAATCAGAGAATTGGTAGGTTGAAATGGTGGTTTGAAGCTTTGTAAACTCTATGGTATGCCTCCATAGGCCTCCAACACCTTCCTCAGCTTCAAAGACAATTGGATTAAACCCTTTTTCAAGAGTGTATTTGCAGGCAAGAAGGCCACTCGTTCCTGCCCCAATGATTGCCACTCTCTTTTCCATGTTTAGTAGCTATGAATGTATGGTAGAGAAGCCAAAAATTGGGCTATATATAATAGCCTTTGGATTCGGAAATACAATGATAGGTATCTTAGTATTTATgacatttttgtttttataactATCTTTacaatcaaacaaattttcaTATATAATATCTTAGTATTTCAATCATAGTCATATATTTACTTGCAAAAGATCTTTATTTGTAGTATTGGTAAATATCTAGCAATTAGCAAAAGAATCCGTTAGGCCTAAATATCTTGAAACTTAATTATTTTAGAGTAATAGTTCATATcaatttttaaagaattttgaattagatattttaatttaaataataggAGATGATACTCAgattaatttctgaaattacaCTCGCATCTCAATTTAATTCCTGAAGTTTCGATTTATTCAATTTAGTTCCTTAACTTAGCTTTCACGACTCACATTAGTCCTAACtttgtttttatcacaaaaccGTTGCATATATGGACTGACAGCCATTCTATGTACTAGACTTTCTAACAATTATTTAAAGTAATAATTGAAACTATTTTTTCTCAAGTTGTCATTTTTCAAAAGTATTTAAAGTCCTAATTCTATTTAACTATTACGTTAAATAATCGTTAGAAAGTTTAATATGATAACTGTCAGTCTATCTTAACACTCCATTAATGATTTtgtgacaaaaataaaattaaaaactaacgaaaattataaatattaagttgagaaattaaattgaataaattaaaattttaaaaattaaattaaaataggaTGTAATTTCAAAAACTAAGTTAACTATCAACTCTTTCAAATAATGTCTTTCACGTTTCTTACAATGGATAAATACAATTGATACAGATACAGAATAGGTGATCCAGTGCGCAAAAACTAAATAAACATGTGGATAAGATTTATGTCTTCTGCTTTATTCGTTTGTTTGTATctctctttaaaaaaaatagtattctAAAACGAGAGATTCATATTGCTAGTCTCCCTGtttaaaataattatgaaaaaaatatagatagaCAATAATATTgttgaacaatatgaacaaggaaattaaaaaaagtaaattaatcttaaatttaaGTCATTGcatgattaattaatttttaataataaccaaatttcaaatttaaaaaaatcagaGTTTGCACATTGTGCAGTTACACGTTTCATCACCTCTAACGGCGCGTTTTTCTTTGGAGAATTGTGTTCCTTCAACTAACTGCTAATTCATTCGTACTCTCGCTGGACTGTTGCTGCCCTAGACACTAGCCATCGCCGCCAAGCCGCAGCCAACGCCGCCTACCTCTACGCCAACGTCTGAGTAGCCTGCTGTTCGcctaaaatttttttctcataGCCCACAAACCCGCGCACCGGGCAGCCCCCTGCAGCCCACCGCGTCCACTGTCACCGCCTCTTCATCTCCAACAGATCCGTCCGAATACAAGAGAGATTTGCGGCTGCCGTTTCATACGTATGTCACCTCTCACAACCACTTCAATGGAGTCCAATTTGGTTGAACCGGTTTGTCATGCCTCATCTTCGTTCACACACGATAATTTCACGCATTCAATTGACAAACTTCTCAATTCTTGCAACATGGAAGGTGAACAGTCTAACAAAGTAAGCAATGTAGGTTGATGCATTGGGACATATgtttattttcatataaatgAGATGGTTATTCTTAGTCCAATATTCTTTAACCATGATTATAGTCATTCAAAAACTTTTTTAGGATATTCTGGTCCATCAACATAGTAATTAGTTAAAGGGTAATAAATCATAGATCAAATTctaaagaagatgaagatgaacaTTCATTTCCTTGAGCCCATAAACTATTATATTACCTTTTTAATATGTAATACAGAAATTGGTTCAATATATGTTTAGTATTAATTGAGAAAACATTGCACATGGTTGCCATTAGAGTGTTTAGGATCTTCATCCCTATGcttgatgagtggatattttataccctttttggtactattttcttagtgtttttagttatattttattaagttttactATGTTTTAGTAGGTTATagtgcaaaaatcatattttagaTACTACTTTGAACCTTTGtgttttttctatgattttaggtgatTTTTGGGTGAAATGGACAAGTTTTGGCAAAGTCTAATTCAGAAGCAAAGAAATAATAACAGATGTTGTCAAATCCTGACCTCCATGCATTCAAACACgcatttttggagctacaaaggTTCAATTGATGCGCTCTAAAcagcgttagaaagctaacttccaaggctttccaacaatatataatagtatatacTTTTCTTTGTAAAAGACTGCCCAAAacgggcgttgaatgcccaacttactccatttctggcgttgaactcccaAACAGGACCAACCTCCCAAGTTGAATgtccaaactggcgttgaacgccagccagggagcaGGACCAACGAGGTTCAGTGCCATAATCCAAGTTTAATGCCAGTCTTCAGTCCAAATCACTctaagtgggccccaaaagtggattttagcaccgCTTAGCTTACCTAGTCATATTTTTgtaacttttaaatttaaattaacatCTTTTAGGTATAGTATTTACTATAAATAAAGGACTTCCTTCCTCCTGAGGATTATGCCTCCCAGGAGGGAAGAAGCACAGACACACTACTTCTATTTTCTCTGTAAATTATGAgtaactaaacctcctaggttaaggatAGGAACTCTGGTCATTCCTATGGATTAATATCATTACCTTTCTActttaatatatgtttgattctATTCTATGATGTATTCTCGTTCTTCATCTTTGTGAATCGGGTGGAACAAAAGTATAATCCcttattctacatgagttctttaCGAGTCTTGACCCGGATAGTATTGAGCTACAGCTTAAGAGtactgataaaccccaattttgtggtttatcttgtgcttaatttagggaATTTTATCAACCTATCTcatatttattcaataaaataacatctttttgtaattctccctaattttgtgcttaagagtgaaaacacgCTTTTTAAcccttaaaatagctaaatttaattcactttaatcccattcgattccttgatatgtttgttaagtgatttttaGGGTTATAAGATAAggattggatggaagaagtgaaaagaaaagcatgcaaagtggagaattcatgaagaaatgagcaTTTGGAGGAATCAAGGCCACGCGCACACGTCATCTACGCATATGTGTGAGAAGGACATTCAtggccacgcgcacgcgtgacccacgcgtacgcgtgaggagGGAATTTGccagcgacgcgcacgcgtgacgcTGATCACGcgacctcattaaagtgaatacgctgggggcgatttctgagctttCGAGGCCCatatccaactcatttctaaggctatttcatgcagaattcaagaTGGGTCAAAGGGGGAGCAATTAGTTAGTGTAGGAAGCATGCCTTAGGTTagtttgagagagagagagagcttctctctagaaattagggttctcagtttaatttcttcttaaatttaggtttaatttcttgttttcatctAGTTTTCTTTGCGATTTCTTGTTCCTACATCTTTGTTCTCTTAGTTTATAgtgttaattttcctttttatgcctcttttatgttgatgaactCTTGTTGGATTTGAATTTTCTATTAATGCAATTCATGTTTTATGTTCCGTTAttgtttaattgagttgttattcttacttttcttgcattaggtagttgtagattttattattattgcaattttatcatgctttccttttatacctcccaagtgtttgacaaaatacttggttggattttagtggtTGGATTTTAAAGTAgtttttgagcattcttggtttggaaagagaaattaggcaatcttgagtcatcaatacccaacttatgttggtgatctagagttgttagttaatattgtTTTTATTGACTCTAATCTcttgctaattcaattagtaagttgattaggacttttggattgagattaactagtcttatttgactttctctcaATGTGAAGATAACATTATACCTTCTTCCGATGTTGGGGATGACTTAATAAGATTAGCTCTTGTTAATCATTGTATGATAattaatgactaggatagaaagcctatactctcaatccttgccatgaatgtctctctttattacttgctttctttagttGCTTGCTTTACATTTCTTGCCCTTTTAATTCTTATTGTATCAACCCAACCCCCTTtaatctcataaccaataattgagcactcgattgtaattcctagggaaaACGACCCAAGACTAATATTCTCGGTTATCTTTATTGGGTTggacttgtgacaaccaaaaattaaactttgatttgaGGATCGATTGTCGGTTTGGGCTATGCTCACAacgaaattatttttttaaattccgAACCGATATAAATCCTCACATCAAGTTTTTTGTATCGTTGCCGAGAAATTACAATGTGTGCTTGTTATTAGTAATTGttcatatgtgaatattgtaaatagcttggtttttggtttgtttgctagtttttgctagttttaggatttgttttttttttcttcttattagattttgttttcatttgctcttgctactatgaattctcaccactttggctatgagtttgatTCTAACTATGTTGTAGGGAATTGAGGCTACAATGAGgatatgcatcaaggatgggaaaatcaaaggtgggaggaccTAATTAAGTGACTTCTTAACTGTTtcgatttttaaatttaaatttttttatttgtcacaTTTATAAATTTTCTCTTTACTCCAtttatattgttattttttagattGTCTCTGTATAACAATAGAGATACTTTCATCTTTTCCTCTCTTTTTAATTATAAgctatttattttcaatttttttatttaaagaaatgaaaaaaagattttaactattagttaaatttattaattatgagaTCAAActtatatttatttgaaaaaagaaacttttgtgaaaaaatatatattattttttgtaaaatatatttacataactaaataaatgagaatgaaaaggaaattaaaacaGCCATTGAAGTTGAACTGACcatttagttatttatttattgagtAGAGATGCGGAGGAGCGAGAAGGTTAAATTCAAACTGGATAGTTGGTGAAATGGTtggaaaaaaatagaaagagaaaaTGAGAACTACATGGATATAcatatataacaaaaaataatgatTAATTTAGAAGTTATGATGGAATAGGAATAGAGAAGAAGGAGCAAATGTACGTGGTGGGTCATGGGTGTTGTTCTTATATTGCACGTGAGGTAGCTGAACTTGCATCTGGTCATCAATTGAGAAAATTATTTGAGATGTTATTGATATCTAATAGCATTAGCAACCCAGAGCGTATTTGGAACGCAACTTCGACATTATTAGCTGAAGGAATACTATATGAGAGGAGAAAAGCTTTGAAAAACTAAGgtattttactatgtctttttttatatcaagattgtattctcttattatttttatttttattaataatattaatattttattttggaattACTTATTAAATATTTCATAAAACCACCATGTGCTTTTGTTAGGACTAAACATGACTGATGACGAATTGAAAAACCTCTACATTATTGAGATTGAGAAGATActcaacaataatgcaagatCTTTAAGAGACTATCAATCAATGTCATACCCTGAGATGTCTGATGTTTAATTTGCCTTTTTCAGAATAACCTAATAGAGGAGGAGTTAGCATATCACACAAATGAGTCGACTCATACAAACTTATATACGGAACAAAAGATGACTCATGAGCAAAGGTTAGTATTCGATGAGATACTCAATACTGTTATTACAGACTCTGGTGGTTTTTATGTAAGACCCCagatttttagaaaataaataaggaattatttatgtttatatatatatgattttatttttagaaaggTTGAGACTTAgagttttaaattaatttggttttatataaattttaattataattagatattttttatttactgaAATTAATGGTTCTTgcttaattaaaattcaaagtTTTAGTAATTGGAGATGAAAGAGAGTTTGgtatataatttaaattgaaataatttaaagttttgattaatattataaactaaaagaaaatttatttatctataattttaaattaaagtgtTTAATTACAAAGAATTtgtaatttgaaaaataaaatagtattcttaaaattaattatattgattaaatttgattttaaattaaaactttacTCAAACTCCTAAATTCCCAATTCTAAACCCTAATTCCAAATTCACTAATCCTAACCCCAATATCTACAATACACACACGTATATCCCCTAACCTGTCAACTCCTCGGTGAGCCAGGCTCACCCTCTTTTCATTACTCACCCACCCACCGCCAGCCCCTCTCCCCCATATACACACAACATAGCTTCAGCAAaccaaaaaaaaggaaagaaaagaaataggggaaaaagggagaaagagagatCCAACTGAGGGAGCTAGAGCCATGGAAGGAGAACAAAGGGAGGGGGAGGCTCCGCCGCGATGCCAGCTCGCCGCGCACTGTCGTCGCCCGTGAAGTCGAAGGGGTCGTCACCATCGTAGAGGTGAGGAAGAGAGAAAGAGTAGCGCGCGAAAGAGCAAAGACAcaagagagaaggagaatgcAGCGGCTAGAGAGGGAGGCAGCACTGCTGCTGTTGCGCACCACCGCCTTCGCCATCACTAGGGTTACCGCCGTCGCTAAATCGTAGCCATCACTATCGCCACTGCACGCAAGAAGAAGGGGATGGCACCACTGCTGCCATCGAGTTGGAGCTGTCACATATACCGTAGTTTCTACATCTAGTCTTCCTTTTTTCGATTGTTGGAGTTATTGTGAATTGGAACCACTAACGGGATGTTGCTGCTGCTGGAACCACCGCAGAGAATTGCTGGGAATCAATGCTGTCCTGTTCCCGTTCCAATTAGGTTCAACATCCCCTATTATGGGTTAGCTTTTCCCCTTATTTTTGCTCCAGTTACATGCCCTATTCTACCGATATCTTATTAATctgcttgttcttattttaattCGACTTTGGCATGTGCTCTATTTTAAAATTTCCAAAGCCGTTTCTGCTTTTGATTCTATTGAATTCGAAATCTTCGTTTCATAGCAACCACGATCACTGTTGTGGGAGTTAACGCCGCTGCTATCTTGACTGAAACTATTGCGTAGCTAGTAGTGGTCCAACCAGCTGCCTCGTTGTAATCCCGCCTTTGGTTTCTTTTAATTGTGACATTGAGGTAggagattttattttaaaaataatcgTTTTAATCTATAAATGCCATTGAAGTTTAGTGACTAAGTGCAAATAATTCATAAATGTCCCGTATGACTAGTTTTGCTGTTTTGAGTGGTTAATTGatgaaattgaattgcaactgGTTGAATTGAGGCTGTGACTGATGTTGGTTTTCGATTTTGATGAATTGTTTAAAATTCTGATTTATGTGATTATGATGAATTGGTTGGTTGTGGCTATATTCTGATTATTGAAAATAAGTGTTTGCTGTATGTTGATTTTAGTTATTTGATGTATCGGAGTGGCCGTGAAATTGACTTGCGACTGGTTGGATTTGGTTTTAATGGTTGTTAATATTGATTCAagaataattagaatttgtaacaccctaactatcaaagctcacgcttccggctgcgcgaCTCTGATAGCTCTGGTGTTACGATGACTCTCAAAGTATTTAATACataaatatgagcctgtttaaaaatttaaatcgtATAACCGCTCCAAATCACTTTTTGATAGGCAACAAACATCCATacatacaaatatatatatatatatatatatatatatatatatatatatatatatatatataattttacaagCATTAACTAacacaattcctatccctcttacagaatgtataaagataaaggcgagggaacaataaataataactaaaacaATACAAAACATCACGACAATAACAACTAGGTAAACTCTTTGTGAATTCTGCGTCCATATCCTGAAAAGGAAAAAtttgtagggggtgagaacatcatcctcgaaagggttctcagtagagggtttttgagAATTATTATAACAGGATACGTGAAAATAAAACCGTTATAGTGACTAATAACTACCTTATGCATACTTTCAAAACTCGATGATTTGCCATTAAAATctgaaatcttttctgaaagaggaaactgttatttcttcaaaaattcaaaagcctttcaagaggTTTTTCCTATACAGTGTGAATGaccaatgatgagcggataatttatacgctttttggcattatttttaggtagtttttagtatataattattagtttttatgcaaaaatcacatttctggactttactatgagtttgtgtatttttctgtgatttcaggtattttcttgttgaaattgagggacttgagaaaaaatctgattcagaggctgaaaaaggactgtagatgctgttggattctgacctccctgtactcaaaatggattttctggagctacagaaacccaattggcgcgctctccattgagttggaaagtatacatcttGGGATttccaataatatataatattccatactttgcccgagttttgataacgcaaactggcgttttaacgccaactttctacccttttctggcgttaaacgccagaactggcataaaagctggagttaaacgcccaaactggcaccagagctggcgtttaactccaagaaaagcctatgcacgtgaaagcttcaatgctcagcccaagcacacaccaagtgcgccccggaagtgaatttttgcatcattttcttatttctgtaaaccctaggttactagctcattataaataggaccttttactattgtatttacatggagagatctttagatcatttttgagactatctttgtatcactgttgatctcttgatcacgtttagggggctggccattcggccatgcctggaccttcatcacttatgtatttttaacgatggagtttctacacctcatagataaaggtgtggagctctgctgttcctcttgaattaatacaattactactgttttctattcaattcaagcttattcttgttctaagatattcattcgtacttcaacatgatgaatgtgatgatcaagtgacactcatcaccattctcacttatgagcttgtgcctgacaaccacttccgttctacctgaaaacaagcttgaatgtatatctcttggcctcctggtccacgacgcatggttgcctctcctgacaacagagtcttccattccatgagatcagagtcttcgtggtataagctagaatcaattggcagcattcttgagatccgaaaagtctaaaccttgtctgtggtatttcaagtaggatctgggatgggatgactatgacgagcctcaaactcgcgagtgctgGGCGAAGTGACAGTgggcaaaaggatcattggatcttattccaatacaagtgagaaccgacagatgattagccctacgtaacccgtagccggaccattttcactgagaggacgcacggtagccattgacaacggtgatcccccaacatacagcttgccatgaaaaggagtacgcatgactggatgaaagcagtaggaaagaagagattcaaaaggaacgaagcatctccatatgcttatctgaaattcctaccaatgaattacataagtatctctatcctattttatgttttatctgtcttttaattatcaaaatcccataaccatttgaatctgcctgactgagatttacaagatgaccatagcttgcttcaagccgataatctctgtgggatcgacccttactcacgtaaggtattacttggacaacctagtgcacttgctggtcagctacgcggagttgtgaagaaagtatgtgagatcacgatttcgtgtaccaaatttttggcgccgatGCTGgagattattcgagtttgaacaactgacggttcatcttgttgcttagattaggtatttttctttttttatttcttttttccttcataatttttaagaatgaattctagagtttcagatgatgcttttatcatcactggagctagttgattcccatcaatttaGCTGTTGTATGTAATGTCCTACTAAAGCTTGGCTAgtcatgtctaatctttttagactgaagctttagactaacattgcatgattcctggaattgttattaaaaattttgaatttcttattctcttttccaaaaataattttcgaaaaaaaatacaaaaaaatttataaaatcacaaaataaaaaataatttgtgtttcttgtttgagtctagtgtcaaattccaagtttggtgtcaattgcatgtttctatttttcttgcatttttcgaaaatatatgcattgtgttctttattgatcttcaagttgttcttgatgattttctttgtctgatctttaaattctcttgttttgtgtcttttgttgtttctcatgtgtattctcaaattgttagtgtctctagaatgaaaatttctaagtttggcgtcttgcatgtctttcttttcttaaaaatttttcaaaaatatgttcttgatgttcatcttgacattcaaagtgttcttgcatgcattctttgttttgatcttagtctttcatgtttaatttcattatgttgtttttctctctcatcattaaaaaattcaaaaaaattcaaaattatgtcttttcaaCTCAATAATACAGCgaattaaagattcagaacatacagcagaggaatcacagagaaaaagctgggcgttcaaaacgcccagtaaagaaggatttacggcgtttaaacgccagacagggtacctggctgggcgtttaacgcccaaggaggtagccaagtgggtgttaaatgccagaatggataccattctgagcgtttaacgccaggatagcACCAAGGaggtaattttgttttcaattcaaatctttttcaaatgttcaagttttaaaactaatttttcaaatcttatctttgtcatatcctctcttatcaatcatatatttttcaaaatcaaatctttttcattttttttaaattttcgaaaatccttgctaacaactaatgttgtgattcaaaaatttcaagtttgttactttcttgttaagaaaggttcaatatttgaattttaggatcatatcttttgatctcttgttagtcaagtcatcaattttaaaaatcaaatctttttaaattatttttcaatcatatctctttaaatcgtatctttttcaaatcacatcttttcaaattctaatttcaaaatctctttctaacttcttatctttccaaaatttattatttcttatctttttcaaaaccaactaactacttttctcacttttaattttcgaaaatcactaacatcttttttcaaaattctttttaattaactaattgttttaaactctaattttattttatttaaaagttttcaaaaattccctctctcatctctttctatttaatcactaacacttcTCCTCTCTTAATAATTTGAACCCCTCCCTCTCTATAAGTTTGAGTTCTTCTCTCTACctcatccttctattcttcttttcctctgacacatcaaggaatctctatactgtgacatagaagattctatactttctttgttttcttctctttcatatgagcaggaacaaagataaaggcattcttgttgaagctgatcctgaacctgaaaggaccttgaagaggaagctaagagcagctaaagcacaatactctgaagaggacctgacaaaaaatttcaaaaaggaAGCAGACAAAACAgccatggccgaacccaacaacaatgcaaggaaggtgcttggtgactttactgcaccaactcccgacttctatgggagaagcatctctattcctgtcattggagcaaacaactttgagcttaagcctcaattagtttctctgatgcaacagaattgcaagtttcatggacttttggaagatcctcatcagttcttggctgaatttttgtaaatctgtgacactgttaagaccaatggagttgatcccgaggtctacagacttatgctttttccttttgctataagagacagagctagtatatggttgaactcacaacctagagacaacctgaactcttgggaaaagctggtcaatgccttcttagctaaattctttccacctcaaaagatgagtaagcttatagtggaagttcaaactttcaaacagaagaaaggtgaatccctctatgaagcttgggaaagatataagcaattgatcagaaggtgtccttctgacatactttcagaatggagcattataggtatcttctatgatggtctgtctgagttatccaagatgtcattggaccattctgcaggcggatctattcatctgaagaaaatgcctgcagaagcccaggaactcattgaaatggttgcaaataactagttcatgtacacttctgaaagaaatcctatgaacaatgggacaactcagaagaaatgagttcttgagattgatactctgaatgccatattggctcagaacaaattattgactcagcaaattaatatgatttctcagaatctgactggattgcaagctgcatccagCAATAATAATGAATCatcttctaaagaagaagcttatgatcctgagaaccctgcaatggaagaggtgaattacatgggagaaccctatggaaacacctataatccttcatggagaaatcatccaaatctctcatggaaggaccaacagaagcctcaacaaggcttcaacaaaaataatggtggaagaaataggtttagcaatagcaagccttttccatcatcttctcagcaatagacagagaactctgagcAGAGTcgttctgacttagcaaccatagtctctgatctatctaagaccatactaagtttcatgaatgaacaagatcctccattaaaaatttagaggcacaag is a window from the Arachis stenosperma cultivar V10309 chromosome 3, arast.V10309.gnm1.PFL2, whole genome shotgun sequence genome containing:
- the LOC130968743 gene encoding putative flavin-containing monooxygenase 2, whose protein sequence is MEKRVAIIGAGTSGLLACKYTLEKGFNPIVFEAEEGVGGLWRHTIEFTKLQTTISTYQFSDFLWHSFAKEESPNSQQVLHYLNSYVQRFPLFPYIKFNSKVMEVEYVGESSEEMETWELWGGNGRPFFSKGTWHIAVQDTKTFSIEFAAGPEGPLVGADGR